AATGAAGCCTAACAGCGGAAGTTCCAACAGCGGCCCAATAACCAGTGCGAGCGGGATGAGCGGCTCGTTCGGGAACGCGACGACGGCAATTGCGAGGGCCGTCGGTGAGTTCCGTGAGAGGATCGTGTTGTTGAAACAGACCATCTCCTTGTAGGAGAACGAGAGTACTTGTCCGACGCCAAACCCGATGCCGAGATTGATCGCATAGAAGACGAGAACGGGAACCGCGAGAAGAGCAAGTAATCCGGGGTTTTCGAGGATTAGCTCCCCCTGCGAAGCGAACATTGCGCCGATGGCGAGACTGAGGAAAATAATCTGGAGCGGACTCAATTTCGGCAGGAAGTGCTGCTTGAACCACTGCGTCCCCTTTTGTCGGGTCAATGCCCACCGAGCAAGTCCACCAACCACAAGCGGGACGACGAGTACGAGAACGACGCTTTCGATCAGCAGCTCCATCGGTAACGCGACCAGTTCGCCCGCGAAGACGTACAAGTAGAGTGGAAGCAGTATCAACTGGAGAACGAGGTTGTACGGGAGAATAGAGGTAGCCAGCGGAACATCTCCGTCCGCAATATCGGTGAAAATGAGATACCAATCCGTACATGGTGTCACCATCAGCATGATGAGTCCGACCCACAGGGCAGGGTGATCTCGAAGGAAAACCGCGCCGAGTGCCACCGCTAACAGCGGACTCCAGATGAAATTGACCAGAAGACTAGACCCGACTACACGACGATTTCCGAACGCTGCCCGGAGGCGAGAGAGTGGGATTCCGGTGAACGCGGCGAACAGCATCACCATCAAGAACGGGAGAATGAGTGAGTCCGCAATCGGCGGAACACCAGCGATCTGACCGAGCACTAACCCACTCAGAATCGCAATAATAACGAATACACTCTGGTACTTCTCGACGAAATCCATTCTGTTGCGTCTGTGTCGGGAGCCATCCTAAGGATGTTGCTTATTGTAATGACACTAAAGAGATAGATTGGGAATACAATAGACAATTTTGTGACAACGTGAGACAGTCACTGGCCATTTCTGGTCCATATGTAGCGAGTGAATTAGTCTCAACTGCAGAAGATCCCACGAGCGCAAAACCGAGGGGGAGAGAAGGAGACACGTGGAGGCTCTCGTCGATGGCGACCGCGTCGAAATGGTGGTCGTTGATACAGTTGGAACGTCGTTCATGAGCTGGAATACAGTCATATCGAACGCGCGACGGAAGGGTATCTGTCTCGGTTTCGGATGCGTGTCTGATTGCGCAAATCGTCTGTTACAATCTTGCTCTGTCGGCGTCGCCGTAACGTCTCGTCCGAGAGTTCGGTGCGGCCATTCTAGCCGGACGATACAAAATAATAAGTGTACCCTCGTGAAGGGGCGCGCAAGAGTCGAAAGGCAAACATGATAGATCCAATTATCCTGCAACAGGGGAGCGACTGGCGCGCGCAGGCGGAGGTCTTCGACGAGATCTTCTTCGTCTTCCTCGCGCTCGGTACGCTCGTCGGCACAATCGTCGTCGCGTACACGCTGTGGAACGTGTTCAAATATCGCGACGACGGCAGTGAACCGAAGGAGGACTTTGACGCGCCGATCGTCGGTGAACTCCCGACCGGACAGGGCGGTCCGAAAGCGAAGAAGCTCTTCCTGTCGTTCGGATTGAGCGCGATCGTCGTCATCAGCCTTGTCGTGTACGCGTACGGACTCCTCCTCTACGTCGAAGAGGGTCCAGACACGAGCGACGCGGGGAATATCGAAATCACCGTCGAGGGGTACCAGTTCGGTTGGGAGTACATCTATCCGAACGGTTACTCCACGAGGGGCGAGATGATCGTTCCGGCCGATCAGCGGATCGACCTCAACGTGACTTCACGCGACGTGTGGCACAACTTCGGCTCGTCGGAGTTACGGATAAAATCCGACGCCATCCCCGGAGAGTACAGTAGTACCTGGTTCTCCGTGAGTTCCGAGGACGTTGAAGCACAGGGTGGCGAAGCAACTTACCGAGTCGAGTGCTTCGAACTCTGCGGCGCGGGCCACTCTGCGATGACTGGTCAAATCACGGTGCTCCCGCAAGACGAGTGGGAAGAATGGTATGCTGGAACCCAAGGTGAAAACACTTCTAGTGTCGACAGCGCTGGCGCCGGAAATGCCTCCAGCGTTGACAACGCAGTCATTCGAGGTGCCCCCGCATGAGCGAACTCCCGCCAACGACTTCCGTCAAACGATGGCTCGTCACGACCAACCACAAGGACATCGGCATCCTATACACGATTACTGCCCTGTTCTTCCTACTGTTCGGCGGTGTCCTTGCGCTGCTGATCCGTGTCCAGCTCTGGGACCCGATGAATCAGATCCTGTCTGGGCTCGCGTACAACGAGGCCGTCACGGCCCACGGACTGATAATGGTGTTCTGGTTCCTCTCCCCGTTTGCCTTCGGCTTTGCAAACTACTTCGTGCCGCTCCAGATCGGTGCCGACGACCTTGCGTTCCCACGGCTTAACGCGCTCTCCTATTGGATGTACCTGTTCTCCGGCGTACTGTTGTCAATCAGCTTCTTCCAGGGCGGCACGCTGAGCGCTGGCTGGACGATATACGCTCCGCTCAACATACCCGCGTACACACCGAGTATCGGCTCAACGGGAGCGATACTGGCACTC
This genomic stretch from Halorubrum depositum harbors:
- a CDS encoding arsenic resistance protein; the encoded protein is MDFVEKYQSVFVIIAILSGLVLGQIAGVPPIADSLILPFLMVMLFAAFTGIPLSRLRAAFGNRRVVGSSLLVNFIWSPLLAVALGAVFLRDHPALWVGLIMLMVTPCTDWYLIFTDIADGDVPLATSILPYNLVLQLILLPLYLYVFAGELVALPMELLIESVVLVLVVPLVVGGLARWALTRQKGTQWFKQHFLPKLSPLQIIFLSLAIGAMFASQGELILENPGLLALLAVPVLVFYAINLGIGFGVGQVLSFSYKEMVCFNNTILSRNSPTALAIAVVAFPNEPLIPLALVIGPLLELPLLGFIAQIHLAIRNREWWPFDPATVFSRD
- the coxB gene encoding cytochrome c oxidase subunit II, which codes for MIDPIILQQGSDWRAQAEVFDEIFFVFLALGTLVGTIVVAYTLWNVFKYRDDGSEPKEDFDAPIVGELPTGQGGPKAKKLFLSFGLSAIVVISLVVYAYGLLLYVEEGPDTSDAGNIEITVEGYQFGWEYIYPNGYSTRGEMIVPADQRIDLNVTSRDVWHNFGSSELRIKSDAIPGEYSSTWFSVSSEDVEAQGGEATYRVECFELCGAGHSAMTGQITVLPQDEWEEWYAGTQGENTSSVDSAGAGNASSVDNAVIRGAPA